A DNA window from Thermogemmata fonticola contains the following coding sequences:
- a CDS encoding DUF1559 family PulG-like putative transporter, with the protein MTRISSKPAPAALGILLVGLTASVALVPSGDSLAQPPGSLRTSGQAREAQVPLASDLALIPPHAFALVHVQAAAIWKHERMAPLRNIVLKAGPEALQRLDTLFVPKISTLDRISVCLLEEERQDGEVREPLLYVILRFREAFDPQEVVRAYIPAAAAVRLEGGRTVYRSEADPIELWFPDRQHIVVGQVQKMPLLWAKPEGRDHPWHAILRQAERNHVTVAVHMASLPIPEHVRREIPPPFQPLLKMRTVVGALQLADKISLDVTAEFGTAVAAQEAEKALQALCELGRQQLALFAKEMEQQLFDPKRQPPLPLSELPNTAGAVVMLGMLKTVDEWLAKPQEWIKREESRLYTRVQLEDINQWTNVVSLGMGLLVPAVQRVREAASRLSSQNNLKQIALACHNFHDVHGHLPQDIVDKNGKPLLSWRVAILPYIEQEALYKQFKLDEPWDSEHNKKLIEQMPKIYVSPSLPQFPGLTYYKGFSGPGAVFETGKKIKLQAITDGLSNTILVIEAGPPVPWTKPEDIPFDPKKPLPPLQPLPRETQTNAALCDGSIRVLDLKKIGEKRLRLLIQRDDGQPIDFDFE; encoded by the coding sequence ATGACACGGATTTCGTCGAAGCCGGCCCCTGCCGCGCTGGGCATTCTGTTGGTTGGTCTGACCGCAAGCGTGGCTTTAGTTCCCTCAGGCGATTCGTTGGCTCAACCGCCCGGTTCCCTCCGAACGAGCGGCCAGGCGCGGGAGGCCCAAGTCCCCCTGGCTTCGGACTTGGCTCTCATTCCCCCCCACGCGTTTGCTCTGGTGCACGTTCAGGCCGCGGCCATCTGGAAACACGAGCGCATGGCCCCTCTGCGGAACATCGTGCTCAAAGCCGGTCCGGAAGCGTTGCAGCGTCTCGACACTCTCTTTGTCCCCAAAATCTCCACTTTGGACCGCATCAGTGTCTGCCTTCTGGAGGAAGAGCGTCAGGATGGAGAAGTCCGGGAGCCGTTGCTCTACGTGATCCTCCGCTTCCGGGAAGCGTTTGATCCTCAGGAGGTGGTGCGGGCTTACATTCCCGCCGCGGCTGCCGTCCGTCTGGAAGGGGGCCGGACTGTCTACCGCAGCGAGGCCGACCCTATCGAGTTGTGGTTCCCCGACCGCCAGCATATTGTCGTCGGCCAGGTTCAGAAGATGCCGCTGCTATGGGCCAAGCCGGAGGGACGGGATCATCCCTGGCACGCGATTCTGCGTCAGGCTGAACGGAATCACGTCACCGTGGCGGTCCACATGGCCTCTCTGCCGATTCCTGAGCACGTCCGGCGCGAGATTCCCCCGCCGTTCCAGCCGCTTTTGAAGATGCGGACCGTGGTCGGCGCGCTGCAATTGGCCGACAAAATCAGCCTCGATGTCACGGCCGAGTTCGGAACCGCAGTGGCAGCTCAAGAGGCAGAAAAAGCCTTGCAAGCCTTGTGCGAGCTAGGCCGCCAACAACTGGCCTTGTTCGCCAAGGAGATGGAACAGCAACTGTTCGATCCGAAGCGCCAACCGCCGCTGCCCCTTTCCGAGCTGCCCAACACCGCCGGAGCCGTGGTCATGTTGGGCATGCTCAAGACGGTCGACGAGTGGCTGGCCAAACCCCAGGAGTGGATCAAGCGGGAGGAAAGCCGCCTCTACACCCGCGTCCAACTCGAGGACATCAACCAGTGGACCAACGTAGTGAGTCTCGGCATGGGTTTGCTGGTGCCGGCGGTGCAGAGGGTCCGGGAGGCTGCCAGCCGGTTGTCTTCGCAGAACAACCTCAAACAGATCGCTCTGGCTTGCCACAACTTCCACGATGTGCACGGCCATTTACCCCAGGATATTGTGGACAAAAACGGCAAACCGCTGCTGAGCTGGCGCGTCGCCATCTTACCCTACATCGAACAGGAGGCCCTTTATAAACAATTCAAGCTGGATGAACCCTGGGACAGCGAGCACAACAAAAAGCTGATCGAGCAGATGCCCAAGATTTACGTATCCCCCAGCCTGCCTCAGTTCCCCGGCTTGACTTACTACAAGGGGTTCTCCGGTCCGGGAGCCGTCTTTGAAACCGGCAAGAAGATCAAACTCCAAGCTATAACGGATGGCTTGTCCAACACTATTTTGGTGATCGAAGCCGGTCCGCCGGTGCCCTGGACGAAGCCCGAAGACATTCCCTTCGATCCCAAAAAGCCGCTGCCCCCGTTGCAACCGCTGCCCCGCGAGACCCAGACCAACGCCGCGCTCTGCGATGGCTCGATCCGCGTCCTGGACTTGAAAAAGATCGGGGAGAAAAGGTTACGCCTGCTGATCCAGCGTGACGACGGCCAACCCATCGATTTCGACTTCGAGTGA